Proteins encoded by one window of Marinobacter bohaiensis:
- the rplL gene encoding 50S ribosomal protein L7/L12, translating into MALSNEDILNAIAEMSVMDVVALVEAMEEKFGVSAAAAVAAAPAAAGGEAAAAEEQTEFDVVLTGAGDKKVNVIKAVRELTGLGLKEAKEMVDSAPSTVKEAASKDDAEEAKKKLEEAGAAVELK; encoded by the coding sequence ATGGCTCTGTCTAACGAAGACATTTTGAATGCAATCGCCGAAATGAGCGTCATGGACGTTGTCGCTCTGGTTGAAGCGATGGAAGAGAAGTTCGGTGTATCCGCTGCTGCAGCTGTTGCTGCTGCACCGGCTGCTGCCGGCGGCGAAGCTGCCGCTGCTGAAGAGCAGACCGAATTTGACGTTGTACTGACTGGTGCTGGTGACAAGAAAGTTAACGTCATCAAGGCCGTTCGCGAACTGACAGGCCTGGGCCTGAAAGAAGCGAAGGAAATGGTTGACAGCGCTCCGTCCACCGTTAAGGAAGCTGCTTCCAAGGACGACGCTGAAGAAGCCAAGAAGAAGCTTGAGGAAGCTGGCGCAGCCGTTGAGCTCAAGTAA
- the rplJ gene encoding 50S ribosomal protein L10, translating to MAIRLEDKKAIVAEVNETAGGALSVVLADYRGITSGDMTTLRAKARAENVRLKVVRNNLAKRAIEGTEFECIKDALVGPTILAFSMEDPGAGARLLKDFAKESEVFEIKGLAVGGELMGADQIDRLAKLPTRHEALSMLAAVTQAPITKLARTLNEFPSKVTRAVAAVRDQKQDAA from the coding sequence GTGGCAATTCGACTCGAAGACAAGAAGGCGATCGTCGCTGAAGTCAACGAGACTGCCGGTGGTGCTCTGTCTGTCGTTCTGGCCGATTACCGTGGTATCACCTCCGGTGATATGACGACTTTGCGTGCCAAGGCTCGTGCCGAGAACGTCCGCTTGAAGGTTGTTCGTAACAACCTGGCCAAGCGGGCCATCGAAGGTACTGAGTTCGAGTGCATCAAAGACGCACTGGTCGGACCGACAATTCTGGCGTTCTCAATGGAAGATCCGGGCGCAGGCGCACGTCTGCTGAAGGATTTCGCCAAAGAGAGCGAGGTGTTCGAAATTAAAGGTTTGGCTGTCGGCGGTGAGCTGATGGGCGCAGACCAAATCGATCGCCTGGCCAAGCTGCCGACGCGCCACGAAGCGCTGTCCATGCTGGCCGCCGTTACACAGGCACCGATCACCAAGCTCGCGCGTACCCTCAACGAATTCCCGTCGAAGGTTACTCGTGCAGTCGCGGCAGTACGCGACCAGAAGCAAGACGCTGCTTGA
- the rplA gene encoding 50S ribosomal protein L1 yields MAKLSKRQKLIREKVESTRAYSVDEAVSLLVELGGNVKFKESIDVSVNLGVDARKSDQVVRSSTVLPNGTGKSVRVAVFTQGANAEKATAAGADVVGMDDLAEEVKKGNMDFDVVIATPDAMRVVGQLGQILGPRGLMPNPKVGTVTPDVEAAVQNAKAGQVRYRTDKNGIIHAPMGNVEFSAQAIKENLEALLADLKKAKPSSAKGVYLKKVTLSSTMGPGLTIDQSGLAI; encoded by the coding sequence ATGGCGAAGTTGAGCAAGCGTCAAAAGCTGATTCGTGAAAAAGTTGAGTCCACTCGCGCCTACTCCGTCGACGAAGCCGTTTCCCTGCTGGTAGAGCTGGGTGGCAACGTCAAGTTCAAGGAGTCCATCGACGTTTCCGTAAACCTGGGCGTTGACGCACGTAAATCCGACCAGGTTGTTCGCAGTTCTACGGTTCTGCCCAACGGCACTGGCAAGAGCGTGCGCGTTGCCGTCTTCACCCAGGGTGCCAATGCCGAGAAGGCAACGGCTGCCGGTGCGGATGTTGTCGGCATGGACGATCTGGCCGAAGAAGTGAAGAAGGGCAACATGGATTTTGACGTGGTTATCGCCACGCCGGACGCCATGCGTGTCGTTGGTCAGCTGGGTCAGATCCTGGGGCCGCGCGGCCTGATGCCGAACCCGAAAGTCGGCACCGTAACCCCGGATGTGGAAGCGGCTGTTCAGAACGCCAAGGCGGGTCAGGTTCGTTACCGGACCGACAAGAACGGCATCATCCACGCTCCGATGGGTAATGTTGAATTCTCTGCCCAGGCCATCAAGGAAAACCTTGAAGCCCTGCTGGCGGATCTTAAAAAGGCCAAGCCTTCATCGGCGAAGGGCGTTTACCTGAAGAAGGTAACTCTGTCCTCCACGATGGGGCCGGGCCTGACTATCGATCAGAGCGGTCTGGCTATCTGA
- the rplK gene encoding 50S ribosomal protein L11 has protein sequence MAKKIEAYIKLQVAAGQANPSPPVGPALGQHGVNIMEFCKAFNAQTQGIEPGLPTPVVITVYSDRSFTFITKTPPASVLLKKAAGIKSGSSRPNTDKVGTVTREQLEEIAKTKEPDLTAADMDAAVRTIAGTARSMGLNVEGV, from the coding sequence ATGGCAAAGAAAATCGAAGCGTATATCAAGCTTCAGGTTGCAGCCGGTCAAGCTAACCCGAGCCCCCCGGTGGGTCCGGCTCTGGGTCAGCACGGTGTCAACATCATGGAGTTCTGTAAGGCGTTTAACGCACAGACTCAAGGTATCGAGCCGGGCCTGCCGACTCCCGTTGTTATCACTGTATACAGCGATCGCAGCTTTACCTTCATCACCAAGACGCCGCCGGCTTCCGTTCTGTTGAAGAAGGCCGCTGGTATCAAGAGTGGTTCAAGCCGCCCGAACACCGACAAAGTCGGTACGGTGACTCGTGAGCAGCTTGAAGAAATTGCCAAGACCAAGGAGCCGGATCTCACGGCTGCCGACATGGACGCCGCTGTTCGCACTATCGCGGGCACTGCGCGTAGCATGGGTCTGAACGTGGAGGGCGTGTGA